The genomic segment TATCTCGGACCTGAATGCTGAAATGATGTTGCGCGACGAAGCCGCGGGGCTTGCGCGAGATTTCCCGTCGGTCCGGCCCATATTCGATGTCGTAGTTGCGCGCTACACTCGAATTCGTAGTCCGAATGTCGAGATCTGCGATCCTCTGCCCACGTAAAGCCAAGACGACTGCGCCCGCTATACGAGAGGTTTCATCGGTCGCTTCTTTTGCACTCGGACGCTCGATGCGTATGCCCAAACGAATGCGCGCGATATCCGGCTTCTCCCGCGCGGCGGCTGTCCCCGTAATCGTAATTTGGGGAAACGTATCTTTCGAGACGGTTGCGATGGTTTGCGCCTTCACCGCGACGGATGCGCTGAGCGAAGCCAGCAAAGCTGCACCTAAAACGGAAAGCTTGAGCGACGTCATGTTTGTCTCACCCTTCTGAGGACGAACAAATGTCGCGATCATCTATGGCGGCTTTGTGCCGTCTTTTCTCCTGAGCGCAAATGTTATCACTGGTAAGATTCTGTCATCTCAGCGAAAAAGAACGGTCCCCACGCCGCCCGAAGATGAGAGAATGCACTGGCTTCTGAAACAGGAGCCCCCATTTGCAATCCTCCGATCGTTCCTATTTAGGTCAGAGAGCAAACGGCT from the Beijerinckia sp. 28-YEA-48 genome contains:
- a CDS encoding SIMPL domain-containing protein (The SIMPL domain is named for its presence in mouse protein SIMPL (signalling molecule that associates with mouse pelle-like kinase). Bacterial member BP26, from Brucella, was shown to assemble into a channel-like structure, while YggE from E. coli has been associated with resistance to oxidative stress.), translated to MTSLKLSVLGAALLASLSASVAVKAQTIATVSKDTFPQITITGTAAAREKPDIARIRLGIRIERPSAKEATDETSRIAGAVVLALRGQRIADLDIRTTNSSVARNYDIEYGPDRREISRKPRGFVAQHHFSIQVRDIDKAGALVRLALDKGANEYDGTDFLLEKREERQLALNNEALRKARTQAESYAATLNVKLGRLVAVYEGAPPVEPEGYADLPRRAPTPNPLGAPIPLEPGEVTVKATMSATWELAPTN